The Burkholderia ubonensis genome has a window encoding:
- a CDS encoding SDR family NAD(P)-dependent oxidoreductase, whose translation MKGFSGKVAAITGAGSGMGRSLAVELARRGCEVALSDVNDVGLAGTAAACSRHGVRVTTQRLDVADRDAVFAWAGFVRAQSHGKVNLIFNNAGVSLAASAETARFDDLEWIVGINFWGVVHGTQAFLPHLRASGDGHVVNTSSLFGLIAMPTQSAYNATKFAVRGFTEALRMELELDGAPVSATCVHPGGVATNIVDASRVDTSIHALTGQDEATHRRQANRLIDATTADDAARQILAGVERNARRVLVGADARRLDRTVRVLGAAYQMLMIRHVRRARARNLQRAHVPGARPTPPTKDPA comes from the coding sequence ATGAAGGGGTTTTCCGGGAAGGTCGCCGCGATCACCGGCGCCGGTTCGGGCATGGGCCGCAGTCTCGCGGTCGAGCTCGCGCGGCGCGGCTGCGAGGTCGCGCTCTCGGACGTCAACGACGTCGGGCTCGCGGGCACGGCGGCCGCCTGCTCGCGGCACGGCGTGCGCGTGACGACGCAGCGGCTCGACGTTGCCGACCGCGACGCGGTGTTTGCGTGGGCCGGCTTCGTGCGGGCCCAGTCGCACGGCAAGGTCAACCTGATCTTCAACAACGCGGGCGTGTCGCTCGCGGCCAGCGCCGAAACCGCGCGCTTCGACGATCTCGAATGGATCGTCGGCATCAACTTCTGGGGCGTCGTGCATGGCACGCAGGCGTTCCTGCCCCATCTGCGCGCGTCCGGCGACGGCCATGTCGTCAACACGTCGAGCCTGTTCGGGCTGATCGCGATGCCGACCCAAAGCGCGTACAACGCGACCAAGTTCGCGGTGCGCGGCTTCACCGAGGCGCTGCGGATGGAGCTGGAGCTCGACGGCGCGCCCGTCAGCGCGACCTGCGTGCATCCGGGCGGCGTCGCAACGAACATCGTCGACGCGTCGCGCGTCGACACCAGCATCCATGCGCTGACCGGCCAGGACGAGGCGACCCACCGCCGCCAGGCGAACCGCCTGATCGACGCGACGACGGCCGACGACGCCGCGCGGCAGATCCTCGCCGGCGTCGAGCGCAATGCGCGCCGCGTGCTCGTCGGCGCCGACGCCCGCCGCCTCGACAGGACCGTGCGCGTGCTGGGGGCCGCCTACCAGATGCTGATGATCCGCCACGTGCGCCGCGCCCGCGCACGCAACCTCCAGCGCGCGCATGTGCCCGGCGCGCGCCCGACCCCGCCGACCAAGGACCCCGCATGA
- a CDS encoding TetR/AcrR family transcriptional regulator: MSNSGMEKALKTQKRGRAYGGVAPEVRAAERRDALIRAATRVFGTVGFRKATVRSICREAKLNDRYFYAAFDSTEDLLRCTYLHHAEQLRDAVAQAVAARGGDLDARVDAGLAAFFAFLRDPCAARVLLLEVMGVSLDTDATYQRVLVEFGKLIMAIGGRGEAITGAERTEQWLIGLALVGAMTNVGTAWLLTEYRDPEAQMIASCRKVLLGTLGAAG, from the coding sequence ATGTCAAATAGCGGAATGGAGAAAGCACTCAAAACGCAGAAACGGGGCCGCGCGTACGGCGGCGTGGCGCCCGAGGTGCGCGCGGCGGAGCGGCGCGACGCATTGATCCGCGCGGCGACGCGCGTGTTCGGCACGGTCGGTTTCCGGAAGGCGACCGTGCGGTCGATCTGTCGGGAAGCGAAGCTGAACGACCGCTATTTCTATGCGGCGTTTGACAGCACCGAGGATTTGCTGCGCTGCACCTACCTGCATCACGCGGAGCAGCTGCGCGACGCGGTCGCGCAGGCGGTCGCCGCGCGCGGCGGCGATCTGGACGCGCGCGTCGACGCGGGGCTCGCGGCGTTCTTCGCGTTCCTGCGCGACCCGTGCGCGGCGCGCGTGCTGCTGCTCGAGGTGATGGGCGTGAGCCTGGACACCGACGCGACGTATCAGCGCGTGCTCGTCGAGTTCGGCAAGCTGATCATGGCGATCGGCGGGCGGGGCGAGGCGATCACGGGGGCGGAGCGCACCGAGCAGTGGCTGATCGGGCTCGCGCTGGTCGGCGCGATGACGAACGTCGGCACGGCGTGGCTGCTGACCGAGTACCGAGATCCGGAAGCGCAGATGATCGCGAGCTGCAGGAAGGTGCTGCTCGGGACGTTGGGGGCGGCGGGGTAG
- a CDS encoding LysR family transcriptional regulator — protein MADLRDVNLNRLAVFVAVVEAGSLTAAAERLGLAKTVVSTHMQRLESEVGANLLVRTTRRLAVTDAGRAFYDACRDIMRATESALDAVSSETGPLRGTLRVSAPIDYGAQVVAPAIVALRDAHPALDVELIANDRLVDLVADNIDVAIRIGRLADSNYRAVQLGEYEKWPVASPAFVARWGLPRDPAALAALPFVMLSTLPRPQTFELENARGGKASVRCTAHVVSNTATACRAIALAGGGFGLLTDFSTADDVAAGRLVRLLPGWRSPPAGIHAIFPSTRLPSPKVRAFIEAMREEMGAAPVRATRGRATKSKRASG, from the coding sequence ATGGCGGATCTACGCGACGTGAACCTGAACCGGCTCGCGGTTTTCGTGGCGGTGGTCGAAGCGGGCTCGCTGACGGCGGCGGCCGAGCGGCTCGGGCTCGCGAAGACGGTGGTCAGCACGCACATGCAGCGGCTCGAATCCGAAGTGGGCGCGAACCTGCTGGTGCGCACCACGCGGCGGCTCGCCGTGACCGACGCGGGGCGCGCGTTCTACGACGCGTGCCGCGACATCATGCGCGCGACCGAAAGCGCGCTCGACGCGGTGTCGTCGGAGACGGGGCCGCTGCGCGGCACGCTGCGCGTGAGCGCGCCGATCGACTATGGCGCGCAGGTCGTCGCGCCTGCGATCGTCGCGCTGCGCGACGCGCATCCGGCGCTCGACGTCGAACTGATCGCGAACGACCGCCTCGTCGACCTCGTCGCCGACAACATCGACGTCGCGATCCGCATCGGCCGTCTCGCGGATTCCAACTATCGCGCGGTGCAGCTCGGCGAATACGAGAAGTGGCCGGTCGCGAGCCCGGCGTTCGTCGCGCGCTGGGGGTTGCCGCGCGATCCGGCGGCGCTCGCGGCGCTGCCGTTCGTGATGCTGTCGACGTTGCCGCGCCCGCAGACGTTCGAGCTCGAGAACGCGCGCGGCGGCAAGGCGTCGGTGCGCTGCACCGCGCACGTCGTGTCGAACACTGCGACCGCCTGCCGCGCGATCGCGCTCGCGGGCGGCGGCTTCGGGCTGCTGACCGATTTCTCGACCGCCGACGACGTCGCCGCGGGCCGGCTCGTGCGCCTGCTGCCCGGCTGGCGCTCGCCGCCGGCCGGGATTCACGCGATCTTTCCGTCGACGCGGCTGCCGTCGCCGAAGGTGCGGGCGTTCATCGAGGCGATGCGGGAGGAAATGGGTGCGGCGCCGGTGCGGGCGACACGTGGGCGGGCGACGAAGTCGAAGCGTGCTTCCGGGTGA
- a CDS encoding glutathione S-transferase family protein, whose translation MSAANQPARPVRVYSFPLSGHAHRVRLFLSLLGVPFEVVDVDLAAGEQRRPAFLALNPFGQVPVIDDGGVVLSDSNAILVYLAKRYGDAHWLPDDPAGAAAVQRWLSLAAGPIAAGPAAARLVTVFNATLDHDAAKRTAAKVLAAIDGELAGKPFAAGAQPTIADIAAYTYIAHAPEGGVSLDPYPHLRAWLARVEALPGFVGMPPTRAGLLAA comes from the coding sequence ATGTCTGCTGCCAACCAGCCTGCCCGTCCGGTTCGCGTCTACTCGTTTCCGCTGTCCGGCCACGCGCATCGCGTGCGCCTGTTCCTGTCGCTGCTCGGCGTGCCGTTCGAGGTCGTCGACGTGGATCTCGCCGCGGGCGAGCAGCGCCGGCCGGCCTTCCTTGCGCTGAACCCGTTCGGGCAGGTGCCCGTGATCGACGACGGCGGCGTCGTGCTGTCCGACTCGAACGCGATCCTCGTCTATCTCGCGAAGCGCTACGGCGACGCGCACTGGCTGCCCGACGATCCGGCCGGCGCGGCGGCCGTGCAGCGCTGGCTGTCGCTCGCGGCGGGACCGATCGCGGCGGGCCCGGCCGCGGCGCGGCTCGTCACCGTGTTCAACGCGACGCTCGACCACGACGCGGCCAAGCGCACCGCCGCGAAGGTGCTCGCCGCGATCGACGGCGAGCTGGCCGGCAAGCCGTTCGCGGCCGGCGCGCAGCCGACCATCGCCGACATCGCCGCCTACACGTACATCGCGCACGCGCCGGAAGGCGGCGTGTCGCTCGATCCGTATCCGCATCTGCGCGCGTGGCTCGCGCGCGTCGAGGCGTTGCCCGGGTTCGTCGGCATGCCGCCGACCCGCGCGGGCCTGCTCGCCGCGTGA
- a CDS encoding pyridoxamine 5'-phosphate oxidase family protein has product MIAPSAAVPGWELDVSPFHAGELAVQQRAGVADAASAVGLRGIRRFMPDQHRAFFAQLPFFVLGGVDPEGQPWATLRVGAPGFATSPDAHTLRIAGDALPGDPLAGAWRPGAPLGGLGIQFDTRRRNRVNGVVQAVDGSNVLTVAVEQSFGNCAKYIQARKPVRVPREGERSAADAAPEVSDRLSDADRALLAQADTFFVASANLSAEAGAARGVDVSHRGGMPGFVRVDDDATLTTPDFSGNRLFNTLGNLLLDPRAGLLFVDFERGDLVHVAARAEIVWDGPLVASFEGAQRVVRYRVQEVRRSVAVMPFRWSPVEWAPQFAAATRAPAATASQTAASHVPTPASAAPSASGWRALRVAKIVDEARAMRSFHFEAADGGALPAYEAGQHLTLRVALPGGDAPAIRSYTLSDAPGAAHYRITVKREGRVSAWLHDHARAGMTLDAQMPRGRFTFDVASPRPAVLVSAGIGITPMMAMLRRALADDSASRRVVFVHGARDAADRPFAAELARLAHADARVSLHCFDSRAQRDGAGRVDVAQLKRILPFDDYDFYLCGPAAFMRELYDGLRALNVADERIRFEAFGPSSVVRTAHRGERTSPAASVPVVFRRSARDAEWTPADGTLLEFAESRGVTVPSDCRAGSCGTCATRVLSGAVDYLHAYDAAVEPGCALLCVAQPAARAGEPLVLDR; this is encoded by the coding sequence ATGATCGCGCCGAGCGCCGCCGTACCGGGCTGGGAGCTGGATGTGTCGCCGTTTCATGCGGGCGAACTCGCCGTGCAGCAGCGCGCGGGCGTGGCCGACGCCGCGAGCGCCGTCGGGCTGCGCGGCATCCGGCGTTTCATGCCCGATCAGCATCGGGCGTTCTTCGCGCAATTGCCGTTCTTCGTGCTCGGCGGCGTCGACCCGGAGGGGCAGCCGTGGGCGACGCTGCGTGTCGGCGCGCCGGGCTTCGCGACGTCGCCCGACGCGCACACGCTGCGGATCGCGGGCGACGCATTGCCGGGCGATCCGCTGGCCGGTGCGTGGCGGCCGGGCGCGCCGCTCGGCGGGCTCGGCATCCAGTTCGACACGCGGCGGCGCAATCGCGTCAACGGCGTCGTGCAGGCCGTCGACGGCAGCAATGTGCTGACGGTCGCCGTCGAGCAGAGCTTCGGTAATTGCGCGAAATACATCCAGGCGCGCAAGCCGGTGCGCGTGCCGCGTGAGGGCGAGCGGTCCGCGGCTGATGCGGCGCCCGAGGTGTCGGACCGGCTGAGCGACGCCGATCGCGCGCTGCTGGCGCAGGCGGATACGTTCTTCGTCGCGAGCGCGAACCTGTCGGCGGAAGCGGGCGCGGCGCGCGGCGTGGACGTCTCGCATCGCGGCGGGATGCCGGGCTTCGTGCGCGTCGACGACGACGCCACGCTGACGACCCCCGACTTCAGCGGCAACCGGCTGTTCAACACGCTCGGCAACCTGCTGCTCGATCCGCGCGCGGGCTTGCTGTTCGTCGATTTCGAGCGCGGCGATCTGGTGCACGTCGCCGCGCGCGCGGAGATCGTCTGGGACGGGCCGCTCGTCGCGTCGTTCGAAGGCGCGCAGCGGGTGGTGCGGTATCGCGTGCAGGAAGTGCGGCGCAGCGTCGCGGTGATGCCGTTCCGCTGGTCGCCGGTCGAATGGGCGCCGCAGTTCGCGGCGGCGACGCGAGCGCCGGCCGCGACGGCTTCGCAAACGGCGGCGTCGCATGTGCCGACGCCCGCATCCGCCGCGCCGTCGGCGTCCGGCTGGCGCGCGCTGCGCGTCGCGAAGATCGTCGACGAAGCGCGCGCGATGCGCTCGTTTCATTTCGAGGCGGCGGACGGCGGCGCGCTGCCCGCATACGAAGCCGGTCAGCATCTGACGCTGCGCGTCGCGCTGCCGGGCGGCGATGCGCCGGCGATCCGCAGCTACACGCTGTCGGATGCGCCCGGCGCCGCCCATTACCGGATCACCGTGAAGCGGGAAGGGCGCGTGTCGGCGTGGCTGCACGACCACGCGCGCGCCGGCATGACGCTCGACGCGCAGATGCCGCGCGGCCGCTTCACGTTCGACGTCGCGAGCCCGCGACCGGCCGTGCTGGTGTCGGCCGGCATCGGCATCACGCCGATGATGGCGATGCTGCGACGCGCGCTGGCCGACGACAGCGCGTCGCGCCGCGTGGTGTTCGTGCACGGTGCGCGCGACGCGGCCGACCGGCCGTTCGCCGCCGAGCTCGCGCGTCTCGCACACGCCGACGCACGTGTGTCGCTGCACTGCTTCGACAGCCGCGCGCAGCGCGACGGCGCGGGCCGCGTCGACGTCGCGCAGCTCAAGCGCATCCTGCCGTTCGACGACTACGACTTCTACCTGTGCGGGCCGGCCGCCTTCATGCGCGAGCTGTACGACGGGCTGCGCGCGCTGAACGTCGCGGACGAGCGGATCCGTTTCGAGGCGTTCGGGCCGTCGAGCGTCGTGCGCACGGCGCACCGGGGCGAGCGCACGTCGCCGGCGGCGAGCGTGCCCGTGGTGTTTCGGCGCTCGGCGCGCGACGCCGAATGGACGCCCGCCGACGGCACGCTGCTCGAATTCGCCGAAAGCCGCGGCGTGACGGTGCCGTCGGATTGCCGCGCCGGCTCGTGCGGGACCTGCGCGACGCGTGTGCTGTCCGGCGCGGTCGACTACCTGCACGCATACGACGCAGCGGTCGAACCCGGCTGCGCGCTGCTGTGCGTCGCGCAGCCGGCCGCGCGGGCCGGCGAGCCGCTCGTGCTCGACCGTTGA
- a CDS encoding DUF2970 domain-containing protein yields MKLFSMIRLVLWSFFGVRNSKAHAADLENVNFTLLPFVAIILAALVGAVIYGVVHLVADPTSTMQGF; encoded by the coding sequence ATGAAACTGTTCAGCATGATCCGTCTGGTCCTGTGGAGCTTCTTCGGCGTGCGCAACAGCAAGGCGCACGCCGCGGATCTGGAGAACGTCAACTTCACGCTGCTGCCGTTCGTGGCGATCATTCTCGCCGCGCTCGTCGGGGCGGTCATTTACGGCGTCGTGCACCTGGTGGCCGATCCGACGTCGACGATGCAGGGCTTCTGA
- a CDS encoding TonB-dependent siderophore receptor has product MTVNRTIALTARRRRTKVGLGVGLGITLFAAQAAAAPGDARPASDADAAGGATLPAISVSGARGNALRARTASVAGHDDAPLRDTPASVSVVTRALLDDQQAKRLSDVVRNDASVSNAYAPVGYFEGFSIRGFPVDLASAIRIDGLTVSGEQNVPLENKERVEILKGLAGIDSGVVAPGGVINFVTKRSANVASVTTGVDSRGSTSAAMDLGRRFGPANQFGIRINAAKENMHSYIDGTNGRRTFGSIAADWDISPRASLQFNAEFQQWIQRSAPGYQLLGGTVVPSVKSTSKALGTQPWAKPVTTDALNLNARFDYQFNDDWKAYVAAGRSRTMIDDNSAFAYGCSYAASCAAGATSPFFFGRNGDFDVYDFRSPGEYRRNDDVRAVTTGKFATGPVRHELTVGTSVQRRVVHMADAVYDYVGSENIYGPDVTFAPSPNVPGPSYPRLDAWQYAVFGADRISFGDHWQVLAGGKEVLLRQRSWSSLDGPQARTDRSVFLPQVALVYKPVNALSLYASYSKALSLGDQAPVRATNAYAFLPPVESRQIEVGAKYDWLDRLSLTAAVFSISKPFQFAQPDASNGSYTFVQRGTQRHQGIELGAAGQVTQRLSLTATVAAIRARAYDSGSPAYEGHQAINVPALRASLYADYAVPGVAGLALLGGVDYSASRNANEEGTARVPAWFVFNLGARYATKIGGHRTVLRVSVDNLFNKFYWRDAGEQQGDAYLFPGAPRTARVSLTYDF; this is encoded by the coding sequence ATGACGGTGAATAGAACAATCGCGTTGACCGCACGGCGGCGGCGCACGAAGGTCGGCTTGGGCGTGGGTCTCGGCATCACGCTTTTCGCCGCGCAGGCCGCGGCCGCGCCGGGCGACGCGCGACCGGCTTCGGATGCCGATGCGGCCGGCGGCGCCACGCTGCCGGCCATCAGCGTGAGCGGCGCGCGCGGCAATGCGTTGCGTGCGCGCACCGCGTCGGTCGCCGGCCATGACGACGCGCCGCTGCGCGATACGCCCGCGTCGGTCAGCGTCGTCACCCGCGCGCTGCTGGACGACCAGCAGGCGAAGCGATTGAGCGACGTCGTTCGCAACGACGCGTCGGTCAGCAACGCGTACGCGCCGGTCGGCTATTTCGAAGGCTTTTCGATTCGCGGCTTTCCGGTCGATCTCGCGAGCGCGATCCGCATCGACGGCCTGACGGTGTCGGGCGAGCAGAACGTGCCGCTCGAGAACAAGGAGCGCGTCGAGATCCTGAAAGGGCTCGCGGGCATCGACAGCGGCGTCGTCGCGCCGGGCGGCGTGATCAACTTCGTGACCAAGCGGTCCGCGAACGTCGCGAGCGTGACGACGGGCGTCGACAGCCGGGGATCGACGTCGGCCGCCATGGATCTCGGCCGGCGGTTCGGCCCCGCCAACCAGTTCGGCATCCGGATCAATGCGGCGAAGGAGAACATGCATTCGTATATCGACGGCACGAACGGGCGCCGCACGTTCGGATCGATCGCCGCCGACTGGGACATCAGCCCGCGCGCAAGCCTGCAGTTCAATGCGGAATTCCAGCAGTGGATCCAGCGTTCCGCGCCGGGGTATCAGCTGCTCGGCGGCACGGTGGTGCCGTCCGTCAAGTCGACGTCGAAGGCGCTCGGCACGCAGCCGTGGGCGAAACCGGTGACGACCGACGCGCTGAACCTCAACGCGCGCTTCGACTACCAGTTCAACGACGACTGGAAGGCGTACGTCGCCGCGGGCCGCAGCCGCACGATGATCGACGACAACAGCGCGTTCGCGTATGGCTGTTCGTACGCGGCGAGCTGCGCGGCCGGCGCGACGTCGCCGTTCTTCTTCGGCCGGAATGGGGATTTCGACGTGTACGACTTCCGCAGCCCGGGCGAGTATCGCCGCAACGACGACGTGCGCGCGGTGACTACGGGCAAGTTCGCGACCGGGCCGGTGCGCCACGAGCTGACGGTCGGCACGAGCGTGCAGCGGCGCGTCGTGCACATGGCGGACGCCGTCTACGACTATGTGGGCAGCGAGAACATCTACGGCCCGGACGTCACGTTCGCGCCGTCGCCGAACGTGCCCGGGCCGTCGTATCCGCGGCTCGACGCGTGGCAGTACGCGGTGTTCGGCGCCGACCGGATCAGCTTCGGCGACCACTGGCAGGTGCTCGCGGGCGGCAAGGAGGTGCTGCTGCGGCAGCGGAGCTGGAGCAGCCTCGACGGCCCGCAGGCCCGCACCGACCGCTCGGTGTTCCTGCCGCAGGTCGCGCTGGTCTACAAGCCGGTGAACGCGCTGTCGCTTTACGCGTCGTACAGCAAGGCGCTGTCGCTCGGCGACCAGGCGCCGGTGCGCGCGACCAACGCATATGCGTTCCTGCCGCCCGTCGAATCCCGCCAGATCGAAGTCGGTGCGAAATACGACTGGCTCGACCGCCTGAGCCTCACGGCCGCGGTATTCTCGATCAGCAAGCCGTTCCAGTTCGCGCAGCCCGACGCGTCGAACGGCAGCTACACGTTCGTGCAGCGCGGCACGCAGCGGCACCAGGGGATCGAGCTCGGCGCGGCCGGGCAGGTCACGCAGCGGCTGTCGCTGACCGCGACCGTGGCGGCGATTCGCGCGCGCGCTTACGATTCGGGGTCGCCGGCCTACGAAGGGCACCAGGCCATCAACGTCCCGGCGCTGCGCGCGTCGCTGTATGCGGACTATGCGGTGCCCGGCGTCGCCGGTCTCGCGCTGCTCGGCGGCGTCGATTACAGCGCGAGCCGCAATGCGAACGAAGAGGGCACGGCGCGCGTGCCGGCGTGGTTCGTGTTCAATCTCGGCGCGCGCTATGCGACGAAGATCGGCGGACACCGGACGGTGCTGCGCGTGTCGGTCGACAACCTGTTCAACAAGTTCTACTGGCGGGATGCGGGCGAGCAGCAGGGCGACGCGTACCTGTTTCCCGGCGCGCCGCGCACCGCGCGCGTGTCGCTGACTTACGATTTCTGA
- the pnuC gene encoding nicotinamide riboside transporter PnuC — translation MSTLEIAGVIVSALAIWLTAKRRMLCWPVGLASVALYGWIFFDAKLYSDMLLQGAFAVLQVYGWRRWLAQRELDAGSAGAAPAGDVAPVTGVRPRQMLPDLIAAVVGSALLGGIMARWTDAALPFVDASLTAFSLVAQYWTARRYIASWGLWIVVNVVYVGMFVVKELYLTAGLYALFIGLAVIGWRDWRRSADALHAATSPAA, via the coding sequence ATGTCCACCCTCGAAATCGCCGGCGTGATCGTCAGTGCGCTCGCGATCTGGCTGACCGCGAAGCGGCGCATGCTGTGCTGGCCCGTGGGGCTCGCGTCGGTCGCGCTGTACGGCTGGATCTTCTTCGACGCGAAGCTTTATTCGGACATGCTGCTGCAGGGCGCGTTCGCGGTGCTGCAGGTGTACGGCTGGCGGCGCTGGCTCGCGCAGCGTGAGCTGGACGCCGGCAGCGCGGGCGCTGCGCCGGCCGGCGACGTCGCGCCCGTGACCGGCGTGCGGCCGCGGCAGATGTTGCCCGACCTGATCGCGGCGGTCGTCGGCAGCGCGCTGCTCGGCGGGATCATGGCGCGCTGGACCGACGCCGCGCTGCCGTTCGTCGACGCGTCGCTGACCGCGTTCAGCCTCGTCGCGCAATACTGGACCGCGCGGCGCTACATCGCATCGTGGGGCCTGTGGATCGTGGTCAACGTGGTGTATGTCGGGATGTTCGTCGTCAAGGAGCTGTACCTGACCGCGGGGCTCTATGCGCTGTTCATCGGGCTCGCGGTGATCGGCTGGCGCGACTGGCGTCGCTCGGCCGACGCATTGCATGCGGCGACGAGCCCGGCCGCCTGA
- a CDS encoding phosphotransferase enzyme family protein, which produces MTFPLEPDARAVRGEADTHDVAPPQFGVDGEQAERDWPLITRDEVAAILARIDGAGPPAQLAWHSPRPFSAAVLVHTARGRALFVKRHHVSIRDVAGLEEEHRFIAHLRARGVPVADVLAARDGASAFASGEWTYEVHALAPGVDAYRGVMSWKPFMHPSHAYAAGRALAELHRASAGYDAPARPVRTLLSSFRVLSCADLTGALERWVAAQPLLTRALGTRDWRGDVAKWIGPYHARLVPLLGALPPLWTHGDWHASNLLWSDGEPGAQVRTVLDFGLSDRTCAVYDVALAIERNAIDWMAPADARKVEYAQIDALLDGYESLAPLDDDAYAALVALLPIVHTEFALSEVAYFDGIVGSPETVDVAYDGYLIGHARWFGERDGRKLLDWLVERRLTKRRSL; this is translated from the coding sequence ATGACATTTCCTCTCGAGCCGGACGCGCGTGCAGTGCGCGGTGAAGCCGATACGCATGACGTCGCGCCGCCGCAGTTCGGTGTCGACGGCGAGCAGGCCGAACGCGACTGGCCGCTGATCACGCGCGACGAGGTGGCCGCGATCCTCGCGCGGATCGACGGCGCGGGGCCGCCGGCGCAGCTCGCGTGGCACAGCCCGCGGCCGTTCTCGGCGGCCGTGCTGGTTCATACCGCGCGCGGCCGCGCGCTGTTCGTCAAGCGTCATCACGTGAGCATCCGCGACGTCGCGGGGCTCGAGGAAGAACATCGTTTCATCGCGCATCTGCGGGCGCGCGGCGTGCCGGTCGCGGACGTGCTGGCGGCGCGCGACGGCGCGAGCGCGTTCGCGTCGGGCGAATGGACCTACGAAGTGCATGCGCTCGCGCCGGGCGTGGACGCGTATCGCGGCGTGATGTCGTGGAAGCCGTTCATGCATCCGTCGCACGCGTACGCGGCCGGCCGCGCGCTGGCCGAACTGCATCGCGCGTCGGCCGGCTACGATGCGCCGGCGCGGCCCGTGCGCACGCTGCTGTCGAGTTTTCGCGTGTTGTCGTGCGCGGATCTGACCGGCGCGCTCGAGCGCTGGGTCGCCGCGCAGCCGCTGTTGACGCGCGCGCTCGGCACGCGCGACTGGCGCGGCGATGTCGCGAAGTGGATCGGCCCGTATCACGCGCGCCTCGTGCCGCTGCTGGGCGCGCTGCCGCCGCTGTGGACCCACGGCGACTGGCACGCGTCGAACCTGTTGTGGAGCGACGGCGAGCCCGGCGCGCAGGTGCGCACGGTGCTCGATTTCGGGCTGTCGGATCGCACCTGCGCGGTGTATGACGTTGCGCTCGCGATCGAGCGCAACGCGATCGACTGGATGGCGCCGGCTGACGCGCGCAAGGTCGAATACGCGCAGATCGATGCGCTGCTCGACGGGTACGAGTCGCTCGCGCCGCTCGACGACGACGCGTATGCGGCGCTGGTGGCGCTGCTGCCGATCGTGCATACCGAGTTCGCGCTGTCCGAGGTTGCGTATTTCGACGGTATCGTCGGTTCGCCCGAGACGGTCGATGTTGCGTACGACGGCTATCTGATCGGGCATGCGCGATGGTTCGGCGAGCGGGATGGGCGGAAGTTGCTGGACTGGCTGGTGGAGCGGCGGCTTACGAAGCGGCGCAGCCTGTAA